One genomic segment of Flexivirga aerilata includes these proteins:
- a CDS encoding deoxyribonuclease IV has product MTISIGAHVDQTDPLAEAAARHTTVVQFFLGDPQGYKGPEIAYARGADGLRADAEAAGVDLYVHAPYIINVATLNNRIRIPSRKLLQQHMDAAAQIGAKGLIVHGGHVNKSDDPEKGFDNWRKAIEATDLKIPLLIENTAGGDNAMARHLDRIEGVWRAIREADGFEQVGFCLDTCHAWAGGIPLKEAVERVHEITGRIDLVHANDSRDAFDSGADRHANFGAGQVDPDELVAVVRDAGAPVVCETPGGAAEHEADFTWLRERL; this is encoded by the coding sequence ATGACGATCTCCATCGGTGCGCACGTCGACCAGACCGATCCGCTGGCGGAGGCGGCGGCCCGCCATACGACGGTCGTGCAGTTCTTCCTCGGCGACCCGCAGGGCTACAAGGGCCCGGAAATCGCCTATGCCCGGGGCGCCGACGGGTTGCGCGCCGACGCCGAGGCCGCGGGCGTCGACCTCTACGTGCACGCGCCCTACATCATCAACGTCGCGACGCTGAACAACCGGATCCGCATCCCGAGCCGCAAGCTGCTACAGCAGCACATGGACGCCGCGGCACAGATCGGCGCGAAGGGGCTGATCGTGCACGGCGGGCATGTGAACAAGTCGGACGACCCGGAGAAGGGCTTCGACAACTGGCGCAAGGCGATCGAGGCCACCGACCTCAAGATCCCGCTGCTCATCGAGAACACCGCCGGCGGCGACAACGCGATGGCCCGCCATCTGGATCGCATCGAGGGCGTATGGCGAGCGATCCGCGAGGCCGACGGCTTCGAGCAGGTCGGTTTCTGCCTCGACACCTGCCACGCCTGGGCCGGCGGGATCCCGCTCAAGGAGGCGGTCGAGCGGGTGCACGAGATCACCGGCCGCATCGACCTGGTGCACGCCAACGACAGCCGCGATGCGTTCGACTCCGGCGCCGACCGGCACGCGAATTTCGGTGCGGGTCAAGTCGATCCGGACGAACTGGTCGCCGTGGTGCGCGACGCCGGCGCGCCGGTGGTGTGCGAGACCCCCGGCGGCGCCGCGGAGCACGAGGCCGACTTCACCTGGTTGCGCGAGCGGCTGTAG
- a CDS encoding GAF domain-containing protein yields the protein MPTDRPTHGFAPRDVAEEARAAFLEHGDPAAVRPVVFESWVRSMTDGLDPEAELEQVPLAGDDLSALRERHPLAELMPLIRSLLTESAAEAGLLVAVSDAAGRLLWVEGDEALRARAEGMLFLPGADWAERVVGTNAPGTALATGRPVRIRGAEHLARQVTPWSCSAAPIHDPDTGAMLGALDLTGGDVAAGPQSLALVSATVAAVEAQLRLQRLSSGLAVPQDLQRPAPHRLDVLGAGHATLASGDSVRRFGLRHSELLLLLAETPGGLTADQLAIGLSDDDRPSVTLRAEISRLRGLLPPGLLASRPYRFAGQLRTDVQEVRDCLDRGDVAAAVSRYRGAVLPDSEAPGVIQLRDQLHARMRNSVLAHGDSDLLLRFADTAFGRDDLQLWEAAELLMAPGSPRQESVSERVRGLRGV from the coding sequence ATGCCGACCGACCGGCCGACCCACGGTTTCGCCCCGCGCGATGTCGCGGAGGAGGCCCGCGCCGCCTTCCTCGAACACGGCGACCCCGCCGCGGTGCGGCCGGTGGTCTTCGAGTCGTGGGTGCGGTCGATGACCGACGGCCTCGACCCGGAGGCCGAGCTCGAGCAGGTGCCGTTGGCCGGCGACGACCTGAGCGCGCTGCGCGAGCGCCACCCGCTGGCGGAGTTGATGCCGCTGATCCGCTCCCTCCTCACCGAGAGCGCCGCCGAGGCCGGGCTGCTGGTGGCGGTGAGCGACGCCGCGGGGCGCCTGCTCTGGGTCGAGGGCGACGAGGCGTTGCGCGCGCGGGCCGAGGGCATGCTCTTCCTGCCGGGCGCCGACTGGGCCGAACGCGTCGTCGGCACCAACGCGCCCGGCACCGCACTGGCCACCGGCCGCCCCGTGCGCATCCGGGGTGCCGAGCACCTGGCCCGGCAGGTCACTCCGTGGAGTTGCTCGGCGGCGCCGATCCACGATCCCGACACCGGCGCGATGCTGGGCGCGCTGGACCTGACCGGCGGCGACGTCGCGGCCGGCCCGCAAAGCCTCGCGCTGGTCAGCGCGACCGTCGCGGCGGTGGAGGCGCAGCTGCGGCTGCAACGACTGAGCAGTGGACTCGCCGTCCCGCAGGACCTACAGCGACCGGCGCCGCACCGGCTCGACGTGCTCGGCGCCGGCCACGCCACGCTGGCCAGCGGCGACAGCGTCCGGCGCTTCGGGCTGCGGCACAGTGAGCTGCTGCTCCTGCTCGCCGAGACGCCCGGCGGCCTGACCGCCGATCAGCTGGCGATCGGGCTGAGCGACGACGACCGGCCCTCGGTGACCCTTCGTGCCGAGATCTCCCGGTTGCGCGGGCTGCTGCCGCCCGGTCTGCTCGCGTCGCGGCCCTACCGCTTCGCCGGTCAGCTGCGCACCGACGTGCAGGAGGTGCGCGACTGTCTCGATCGGGGTGACGTGGCCGCCGCGGTGAGCCGATATCGCGGTGCGGTGCTGCCCGACTCGGAGGCGCCCGGCGTCATACAACTGCGAGACCAGCTGCACGCCAGGATGCGCAATTCGGTGCTGGCACACGGGGATTCGGACCTCCTGCTGCGCTTCGCCGACACCGCGTTCGGGCGTGACGACCTGCAGTTGTGGGAGGCGGCAGAGCTGCTGATGGCTCCCGGATCACCCCGCCAGGAGTCGGTGAGCGAGCGGGTGCGCGGGCTGCGCGGAGTGTGA
- the adh gene encoding aldehyde dehydrogenase, translated as MAVYARPGEQGSPTVYKPRYDNWIGGEWVPPVSGKYFENPSPVTGQVFTEIAQSTAEDVERALDAAEAAAPAWGKTSVTERSNILLQIADRIEQNLEMLAVGETWDNGKPVRETLAADLPLAVDHFRYFAGAIRAQEGHISQIDEDTVAYHFHEPLGVVGQIIPWNFPLLMATWKLAPALAAGNAVVLKPAEQTPASIMLLVELIADLLPPGVLNVVNGFGAEAGKPLASSPRIRKIAFTGETTTGRLIMQYASENLIPVTLELGGKSPNIFFDDVALEQDSFYDKALEGFAMFALNQGEVCTCPSRALIQKDIFEPFLAAGTDRVKAIVQGNPLDTETMVGAQASNDQLEKILSYIDIGTKEGARIITGGERVDLGGDLSGGYYVAPTIFQGNNKMRIFQEEIFGPVVSVTEFDDFDDALSIANDTLYGLGAGVWSRDINTAYRAGRGIQAGRVWTNCYHQYPAHAAFGGYKSSGIGRENHAMMLDHYQQTKNLLVSYSQNKLGFF; from the coding sequence ATGGCCGTTTACGCACGCCCGGGCGAGCAGGGCAGCCCGACCGTCTACAAGCCGCGATATGACAACTGGATCGGCGGCGAGTGGGTGCCGCCGGTGTCCGGCAAATACTTCGAGAACCCGTCGCCGGTGACCGGTCAGGTCTTCACCGAGATCGCGCAGTCCACCGCCGAGGACGTCGAGAGGGCCCTCGACGCCGCCGAAGCCGCCGCACCCGCGTGGGGCAAGACGTCGGTCACCGAGCGCTCCAACATCCTGCTGCAGATCGCCGACCGCATCGAGCAGAACCTCGAGATGCTGGCCGTCGGCGAGACATGGGACAACGGCAAGCCGGTGCGCGAGACGCTCGCCGCGGACCTGCCGCTCGCGGTCGACCACTTCCGCTACTTCGCCGGCGCGATCCGCGCCCAGGAAGGGCACATCAGCCAGATCGACGAGGACACCGTCGCCTATCACTTCCACGAGCCGCTCGGCGTCGTCGGGCAGATCATCCCGTGGAACTTCCCGCTGCTGATGGCCACCTGGAAGCTCGCCCCGGCGCTGGCCGCCGGCAACGCGGTCGTGCTCAAGCCGGCCGAGCAGACGCCGGCCTCGATCATGCTGCTGGTCGAGCTCATCGCCGACCTGCTGCCGCCCGGCGTGCTCAACGTCGTCAACGGCTTCGGTGCCGAGGCCGGCAAGCCGCTCGCCTCGTCCCCGCGCATCCGCAAGATCGCCTTCACCGGAGAGACCACGACCGGCCGGCTGATCATGCAGTACGCCAGCGAGAACCTCATCCCGGTCACGCTCGAACTCGGCGGCAAGAGCCCCAACATCTTCTTCGACGACGTTGCGCTGGAACAGGATTCGTTCTACGACAAGGCGCTCGAAGGCTTCGCGATGTTCGCTCTCAATCAGGGCGAGGTCTGCACCTGCCCGAGCCGGGCGCTGATCCAGAAGGACATCTTCGAGCCGTTCCTCGCCGCCGGCACCGACCGGGTGAAGGCGATCGTGCAGGGCAACCCGCTCGACACCGAGACCATGGTCGGCGCGCAGGCCAGCAACGACCAGCTGGAGAAGATCCTGTCCTACATCGACATCGGCACCAAGGAGGGCGCACGCATCATCACCGGCGGTGAGCGGGTCGACCTCGGCGGCGACCTGTCGGGTGGTTACTACGTCGCGCCGACGATCTTCCAGGGCAACAACAAGATGCGCATCTTCCAGGAGGAGATCTTCGGCCCGGTCGTGTCGGTGACCGAGTTCGACGACTTCGACGACGCGCTGTCGATCGCCAACGACACGCTCTACGGGCTCGGTGCGGGAGTTTGGTCCCGGGACATCAACACCGCCTACCGGGCCGGCCGCGGCATACAGGCCGGCCGGGTGTGGACCAACTGCTACCACCAGTACCCGGCGCACGCCGCGTTCGGCGGCTACAAGTCGTCGGGCATCGGCCGCGAGAACCACGCGATGATGCTCGACCACTACCAGCAGACCAAGAACCTGCTGGTGTCCTACTCGCAGAACAAGCTCGGCTTCTTCTGA
- a CDS encoding DUF779 domain-containing protein, with translation MDDAPTTAAGDSDVAGGVAMTDDAAAMLRRLIGEHGPLMFHQSGGCCDGSAPMCYPQGDFKVGSRDVHLGDLDPGDGAAVVPVYISGEQYEVWRHTRLTIDLVPGRGSGFSVEAPTGYRFLTRSDVCAP, from the coding sequence ATGGATGACGCCCCCACGACGGCCGCCGGCGACAGCGATGTCGCCGGCGGCGTCGCCATGACCGACGACGCCGCGGCGATGCTGCGCCGGCTGATCGGGGAGCACGGGCCGCTGATGTTCCACCAGTCCGGTGGGTGCTGCGACGGCTCCGCGCCGATGTGTTACCCGCAGGGCGACTTCAAGGTCGGCAGCCGCGACGTGCACCTGGGCGACCTCGACCCCGGTGACGGTGCCGCGGTCGTGCCGGTCTACATCTCCGGAGAGCAATACGAGGTATGGCGCCACACCCGCCTCACGATCGACCTGGTGCCGGGCCGCGGCTCCGGCTTCTCGGTGGAGGCGCCGACCGGCTACCGGTTCCTCACCCGTTCGGATGTCTGCGCGCCCTGA
- a CDS encoding sigma 54-interacting transcriptional regulator, with the protein MSVSNPSTPAPTITTLGELRASGHRQRGVRAEIRENLLSALAAGRDPWPGIQGFESTVLPQLERALLAGHDVVLLGERGQGKTRLLRTIVGLLDEWTPVIAGSELGEHPYEPITPASQRRAAALGDDLPIAWRHRDERYAEKLATPDTSVGDLVGDVDPMKVAEGRSLGDPETIHFGLIPRAHRGIVAINELPDLAERIQVAMLNVMEERDIQVRGYTLRLPLDVLVLASANPEDYTNRGRIITPLKDRFGAQVRTHYPLEVEGEVAVVEQEASLEAKVPSYLLEILARFTRGLRESNAVDQRSGVSARFAIAAAETVAAAALHRATVQGEDEAVARIIDLETAVDVLAGKVEFESGHEGREQPILEHLLRTATAETARHRLQGIDLGLLVQALESGAQVTTGEQVTAGELLHELPVLGESELYDDIADRLEASTPGERAAAVELALEGLYLARKVSKETDDEGNATYGES; encoded by the coding sequence GTGAGCGTTTCGAACCCTTCGACACCTGCACCCACGATCACCACCCTCGGCGAATTGCGCGCCTCCGGCCATCGCCAGCGCGGCGTCCGCGCCGAGATCCGGGAGAACCTGCTCTCCGCACTCGCCGCCGGGCGGGACCCCTGGCCCGGCATCCAGGGCTTCGAGAGCACGGTGCTGCCGCAACTCGAACGCGCCCTGCTGGCCGGCCACGACGTCGTGCTGCTCGGCGAACGCGGCCAGGGCAAGACCCGCCTGCTGCGCACCATCGTCGGCCTGCTCGACGAGTGGACCCCGGTCATCGCCGGGTCCGAACTCGGCGAACACCCCTACGAACCCATCACTCCCGCGTCGCAGCGACGGGCGGCCGCACTCGGCGACGACCTGCCGATCGCGTGGCGGCACCGCGACGAGCGGTATGCCGAGAAGCTCGCCACCCCCGACACCTCGGTCGGCGACCTGGTCGGCGACGTCGACCCGATGAAGGTCGCAGAGGGCCGCAGCCTCGGCGACCCCGAGACGATCCACTTCGGGCTGATCCCGCGGGCCCACCGCGGCATCGTGGCCATCAACGAGCTGCCCGACCTCGCCGAGCGCATCCAGGTCGCGATGCTCAACGTGATGGAGGAGCGCGACATCCAGGTGCGCGGCTACACGCTGCGGCTGCCGCTGGACGTGCTCGTGCTGGCCAGCGCCAACCCGGAGGACTACACCAACCGCGGGCGGATCATCACCCCGCTGAAGGACCGCTTCGGGGCGCAGGTGCGCACCCACTACCCGCTGGAGGTGGAGGGCGAGGTCGCCGTCGTCGAGCAGGAGGCATCGCTGGAGGCGAAGGTGCCGTCATACCTGCTGGAGATCCTGGCGCGCTTCACCCGCGGGCTGCGCGAGTCCAACGCGGTCGACCAACGTTCAGGTGTGTCAGCGCGATTCGCGATCGCGGCCGCTGAGACGGTCGCCGCCGCGGCGCTGCACCGGGCGACCGTGCAGGGCGAGGACGAGGCGGTCGCGCGCATCATCGACCTCGAGACGGCCGTCGATGTGCTCGCCGGCAAGGTGGAGTTCGAGTCCGGTCACGAGGGACGCGAGCAGCCGATCCTGGAGCACCTGCTGCGCACCGCCACCGCGGAGACCGCGCGCCACCGTCTGCAGGGCATCGACCTGGGCCTGCTCGTGCAGGCCCTCGAGAGCGGTGCCCAGGTGACCACCGGTGAGCAGGTCACCGCGGGCGAACTGCTGCACGAGCTCCCGGTGCTCGGCGAGTCCGAGCTGTATGACGACATCGCCGACCGGCTGGAGGCGTCAACGCCGGGGGAGCGCGCGGCGGCGGTCGAACTCGCCCTCGAAGGTCTCTATCTAGCGCGCAAGGTCAGCAAGGAAACCGACGACGAGGGCAACGCGACGTACGGAGAGAGCTGA
- a CDS encoding VWA domain-containing protein: protein MARKQTHRSRYGRYAGGPDPLAPPVDLAEALDAIGEDVMAGYSPEHAMQEFLRRGGRQQQGLDDLARQVADKRRELLATHNLDGTFADIRKLLDEAVLAERKQLARDLDDDARFAEMRIENLPPSTAAAVNELSDYPFRSSEAREKYEQIKDLLGREMLDQRFAGMKQALEGATDEDRARIGEMLSDLNELLESHARGEDTDEQFADFMDKHGDFFPENPSNIDELLDSLAERAAAAQRMLNSMTPEQRQELMELSQQAFGSPELMQQLAQLDANLQGLRPGEDWSGSEEFGGEQGMGLGDGTGVIQDLAQLDQLSEQLSQQYTGARMDDLDLDALARQLGDDAAASARTLADLERALRDRGYLTKDAEGELKLSPRAMRELGKTLLRDVATRLSGRAGARDARKAGAAGEPTGSSREWQFGDTEPWDVTRTLTNAAIRRAGGDDRLIAIEDVEVQETEARTQAAVALLVDTSFSMAMDGRWVPMKRTVLALHHLIQTRFRGDSLELIAFGRHAQTMDIDTLTALSAEWDKGTNLHHALQLANRHFRRHPNAQPVLLIVTDGEPTSHLEPDGEVWFSYPPHPLTIAYSVKELDKSTRLGAQTTIFRLGEDPGLARFVDQLAHRAGGRVIAPELDGLGAAVVDGYLGSRGGSSYGGLEWGWRGGWVG from the coding sequence GTGGCACGTAAGCAAACCCACCGTTCCCGTTATGGGCGGTATGCCGGGGGCCCCGACCCGCTGGCGCCTCCGGTCGACCTCGCCGAGGCACTCGACGCCATCGGCGAGGACGTGATGGCCGGCTACAGCCCGGAGCACGCGATGCAGGAGTTCCTGCGACGCGGTGGCCGGCAGCAGCAGGGGCTGGACGACCTGGCCCGGCAGGTTGCCGATAAGCGGCGTGAGCTGCTCGCCACGCACAACCTGGACGGCACCTTCGCCGACATCCGCAAGCTGCTGGACGAAGCCGTGCTCGCCGAACGCAAGCAGCTGGCAAGGGATCTCGACGACGACGCCCGGTTTGCGGAGATGCGGATCGAGAACCTCCCGCCCTCGACCGCGGCCGCGGTGAACGAACTGTCCGACTACCCGTTCCGCAGCAGTGAGGCCCGGGAGAAGTACGAGCAGATCAAGGACCTGCTCGGTCGGGAGATGCTCGACCAGCGGTTTGCCGGGATGAAGCAGGCGCTGGAGGGCGCGACCGACGAGGACCGGGCGCGCATCGGCGAGATGCTGAGCGACCTCAACGAGCTGCTGGAGTCGCACGCGCGGGGCGAGGACACCGACGAGCAGTTCGCCGACTTCATGGACAAGCACGGGGACTTCTTCCCCGAAAACCCTTCCAACATCGACGAATTGCTCGACTCCCTCGCCGAGCGGGCGGCGGCCGCGCAGCGGATGCTCAACTCGATGACGCCCGAGCAGCGGCAGGAGCTGATGGAGCTGTCGCAGCAGGCGTTCGGCTCACCCGAGTTGATGCAGCAGCTGGCTCAGCTCGACGCCAACCTGCAGGGCTTGCGTCCGGGTGAGGACTGGTCGGGCTCCGAGGAGTTCGGCGGCGAGCAGGGGATGGGCCTCGGCGACGGGACCGGCGTCATACAGGACCTCGCGCAGCTGGACCAGCTCTCCGAGCAACTCTCGCAGCAGTACACCGGTGCCCGGATGGACGACCTCGACCTCGACGCGCTGGCCCGGCAGCTCGGCGACGACGCCGCGGCGTCGGCGCGCACGCTCGCCGATCTGGAGCGGGCACTGCGCGATCGCGGTTACCTGACCAAGGACGCCGAGGGCGAGCTGAAGCTCTCGCCGCGGGCGATGCGCGAGCTCGGCAAGACGCTATTGCGTGACGTGGCAACGCGATTGAGCGGCCGGGCCGGTGCGCGCGACGCCCGGAAGGCCGGTGCGGCGGGGGAGCCGACCGGGTCGAGCCGGGAGTGGCAGTTCGGTGACACCGAGCCGTGGGACGTGACCCGCACGCTGACCAATGCCGCGATCCGTCGGGCCGGCGGGGACGACCGGCTCATCGCGATCGAGGACGTCGAAGTGCAGGAGACCGAGGCGCGCACGCAGGCCGCGGTCGCGCTGCTGGTCGACACGTCGTTCTCGATGGCGATGGACGGTCGCTGGGTGCCGATGAAGCGCACCGTGCTGGCGCTGCATCACTTGATACAGACGCGTTTTCGCGGGGACAGCCTCGAACTCATCGCCTTCGGGCGGCACGCGCAGACGATGGACATCGACACCCTCACGGCGCTCTCGGCCGAGTGGGACAAGGGCACCAACCTGCACCACGCGCTGCAGCTGGCCAACCGGCATTTCCGGCGGCACCCCAACGCGCAGCCGGTGCTGCTGATCGTCACCGACGGTGAGCCCACCTCGCACCTGGAGCCGGACGGCGAGGTGTGGTTCTCCTACCCGCCGCATCCGCTGACGATCGCCTACAGCGTCAAGGAGCTCGACAAGTCGACCCGCCTCGGCGCGCAGACGACGATCTTCCGGCTCGGCGAGGACCCCGGCCTCGCGCGGTTCGTCGATCAGCTCGCGCACCGCGCCGGCGGCCGGGTGATCGCGCCCGAGCTGGACGGGCTCGGAGCCGCGGTCGTCGACGGCTACCTCGGTAGCCGGGGCGGCTCGTCATACGGCGGTCTCGAGTGGGGCTGGCGCGGCGGCTGGGTCGGCTGA
- a CDS encoding SRPBCC family protein, translating into MISRYVSFRPPTSVGMAMEKGPWFFESFGGGWRFTPQERDGQQGTLARWKYTYAVRPAWLRPLAEPIGQWLLGREIRRRIAAFARACADPVVLAAAREGADR; encoded by the coding sequence ATGATCAGCCGTTATGTCTCCTTCCGCCCGCCGACCAGCGTCGGCATGGCCATGGAGAAGGGACCGTGGTTCTTCGAATCCTTCGGTGGCGGTTGGCGATTCACGCCGCAGGAGCGTGACGGTCAGCAGGGCACGCTCGCCCGGTGGAAGTACACCTACGCGGTCCGCCCGGCCTGGTTGCGCCCGCTTGCGGAGCCGATCGGGCAGTGGCTGCTCGGCCGGGAGATCCGGCGCCGCATCGCTGCCTTTGCGCGCGCGTGTGCGGACCCGGTCGTGCTGGCGGCAGCTCGCGAGGGCGCCGACCGCTAG
- a CDS encoding ATPase, with protein sequence MQDAIEDRIDIDATPAAVWKLVSEPGWWINDGTYREHLIEERDGMVIVTDPGHGVFPLVIADSDEPRYIAFRWLERDGAVRADGPGTLTEFWLDERPGGVTLRVRESGFASLDKPEADLLAHLADNTSGWRQELDVARRHVEANA encoded by the coding sequence ATGCAGGACGCGATCGAGGACCGGATCGACATCGACGCGACGCCCGCGGCGGTGTGGAAGCTGGTGAGTGAGCCGGGGTGGTGGATCAACGACGGCACCTATCGCGAGCACCTCATCGAGGAGCGGGACGGCATGGTGATCGTCACCGACCCGGGGCACGGCGTCTTCCCGCTGGTGATCGCCGACTCCGACGAGCCGCGCTACATCGCCTTCCGCTGGCTGGAGCGCGACGGTGCGGTGAGGGCGGACGGTCCCGGCACGCTCACCGAGTTCTGGCTCGACGAGCGCCCCGGCGGGGTCACGCTGCGGGTGCGCGAGAGCGGCTTCGCCTCGCTGGACAAGCCGGAGGCGGACCTGCTGGCCCACCTCGCCGACAACACCTCCGGCTGGCGGCAGGAGCTCGACGTCGCACGCCGTCACGTCGAGGCGAACGCGTGA
- a CDS encoding metalloregulator ArsR/SmtB family transcription factor yields the protein MSAAPVFAALGDQRRLELLERLTEEPATATLLAAPLAISRQAVVKHLQVLQDAGLVRSSRHGRDVVYDVDAAGLQQPQDWLAAHRAAWNRRLRDLKARAEQ from the coding sequence GTGAGCGCCGCGCCGGTGTTCGCCGCGCTGGGCGACCAGCGGCGGCTGGAGCTGCTCGAGCGGCTGACCGAGGAGCCGGCCACCGCGACCCTGCTCGCCGCACCGCTCGCGATCTCGCGCCAGGCGGTGGTCAAACACCTGCAGGTCCTGCAGGACGCGGGCCTGGTGCGCTCGAGCAGGCACGGCCGCGACGTCGTGTATGACGTGGACGCCGCCGGCCTGCAGCAACCGCAGGACTGGCTGGCCGCGCACCGCGCAGCCTGGAACCGCCGGTTGCGCGACCTCAAGGCACGCGCCGAGCAGTAG
- a CDS encoding DoxX family protein: protein MRLLSSYPRPVRDVALLVGRVLLGVIFVAHGWQKLNTNGMDATAKGFADMGIPAPTASAWFAALVELGGGALLILGAFTAVAGTLLAVNMAGAAWFAHVDNGLFLPSGWEFVAALGAGALAFAARGAGRLSVDQLLGGSASRTDRQPRRSRAAAEL, encoded by the coding sequence ATGCGCTTGCTGAGTTCATATCCCCGACCCGTCCGCGACGTCGCCCTCCTCGTGGGGCGCGTGCTGCTCGGCGTCATCTTCGTCGCCCACGGGTGGCAGAAGCTCAACACCAACGGCATGGACGCAACCGCGAAAGGCTTTGCGGACATGGGGATTCCGGCGCCCACCGCCTCCGCCTGGTTTGCCGCGCTCGTCGAACTCGGCGGCGGTGCGCTGCTGATCCTCGGCGCGTTCACCGCCGTGGCCGGCACGCTCCTCGCGGTCAACATGGCGGGCGCGGCGTGGTTCGCGCACGTCGACAACGGGCTCTTCCTGCCGTCCGGCTGGGAGTTCGTCGCCGCGCTCGGGGCGGGCGCGCTCGCCTTCGCCGCGCGTGGCGCCGGCCGGCTCAGTGTCGACCAGCTGCTGGGCGGATCGGCGAGCCGGACCGACCGGCAGCCCCGCCGCAGCAGGGCCGCGGCGGAGCTATGA
- a CDS encoding phage tail tip lysozyme: MHLTRRLTIGCATLVAAATAATPALAADTHVNSVGMSPNASVAALAISTANQDIAFNFFVAKGLTKRQAAGIVGNLTQESGVNPTAQQAGGAGRGIAQWSVGGRWDRYSRDNMVWYAANKAGGVSRWNLNAQLKFTWYELTTYSYYGLAQLKNSTTLRGAVVAFQDRFEGCGTCMTDKRVTYAQQVYNRHV; this comes from the coding sequence ATGCACCTGACCCGACGACTCACGATCGGCTGCGCGACCCTCGTCGCGGCGGCGACCGCGGCGACGCCGGCACTCGCTGCCGACACGCACGTCAACTCGGTGGGCATGAGCCCGAACGCGTCCGTGGCGGCGCTCGCGATCTCGACCGCCAACCAGGACATCGCCTTCAACTTCTTCGTCGCCAAGGGGCTGACCAAGCGGCAGGCGGCCGGCATCGTCGGCAACCTGACCCAGGAGTCGGGCGTCAACCCGACCGCCCAGCAGGCCGGTGGCGCGGGCCGCGGCATCGCCCAGTGGTCGGTCGGCGGCCGGTGGGACCGCTACTCGCGCGACAACATGGTCTGGTACGCCGCCAACAAGGCCGGCGGCGTCTCGCGCTGGAACCTCAACGCGCAGTTGAAGTTCACCTGGTACGAACTGACGACCTACAGCTACTACGGTCTCGCGCAGCTGAAGAACAGCACGACTCTGCGGGGCGCGGTCGTCGCCTTCCAGGACCGGTTCGAGGGCTGCGGCACCTGTATGACGGACAAGCGGGTCACCTACGCCCAGCAGGTCTACAACCGGCACGTCTGA
- the pdxT gene encoding pyridoxal 5'-phosphate synthase glutaminase subunit PdxT: MEPLIGVLAVQGDVREHVRALEAAGARTRTVRRPGELDALDGIVLPGGESTTMDKLLRAFELRDPLRAAIGAGLPAYGSCAGMILLADRVLDATSGQQTLGGLDVTVRRNAFGRQVDSFEEDLDMPAVTGDGAPVRAVFIRAPWVEAVGQGVDVLGTVATGPAAGRIVAVRQGSLLATSFHPEVTGDGRVHEYFARMVRSSSS; this comes from the coding sequence GTGGAACCGTTGATCGGAGTGCTCGCTGTCCAGGGCGACGTGCGCGAGCACGTGCGCGCGCTGGAGGCGGCCGGGGCGCGGACCCGCACCGTGCGCCGCCCCGGCGAGCTCGACGCGCTGGACGGCATCGTGCTGCCCGGCGGGGAGTCGACCACGATGGACAAGCTGCTGCGGGCGTTCGAGCTGCGCGACCCGCTGCGGGCCGCCATCGGGGCGGGGCTGCCGGCATACGGCTCCTGTGCGGGGATGATCCTGCTCGCCGACCGGGTGCTCGACGCGACGTCCGGCCAGCAGACGCTCGGCGGCCTCGACGTGACGGTGCGGCGCAACGCCTTCGGCCGGCAGGTCGACTCGTTCGAGGAGGACCTCGACATGCCCGCGGTGACCGGCGACGGCGCCCCGGTGCGCGCGGTCTTCATCCGGGCCCCGTGGGTCGAGGCGGTCGGGCAGGGCGTCGACGTGCTCGGCACGGTTGCCACCGGGCCGGCGGCCGGACGCATCGTCGCGGTGCGGCAGGGAAGTCTGCTCGCGACGTCGTTCCATCCCGAAGTCACCGGCGACGGGCGGGTGCACGAATACTTCGCCCGGATGGTGCGTTCCAGCAGCAGCTAG